In Saccharomyces eubayanus strain FM1318 chromosome II, whole genome shotgun sequence, the genomic stretch CAAAGAATAATCCATAAGAGGCAAGATTATCGAAAGTGAGATGTGGAAGAGTTAATgaaattgttcttttatACGCTGATATGAACTCAGAAAAAGTAGAGTCTCCACAGAGATTGTCTACAATTTGTAGCATTTTTGCCGCCCATCTAAACCTTTGTAGAGGTGACAGCGATGTTTCGTTTTCGATATTTTCCAGTAGCCTGTAAATAATTTCGTTGTACCTGGTAAGGTTCAAGGCCACTTTTGGTATATTAAAGAAGGGTGTATCATAacttttcagtttttcaCCAGATTTTataccaagaagaaattccCGCTGTTTCTGAAAGTGCTGCCAAATATGACAGCTTTCATCCCAAAATGGTAAAATTGGCTTTTTTCTCCTGCATTTTCTATCGTTAAATGGATCTTTTGTATCATATTTGTTGCCTAACCAAGATATGAAATTGGGGAACAGATCCTGCCTATCATCAATTTCATGCAATTGGTTCCACTTTGATTTTAGCCACACAAAGATTCTATCAGAGGAGGACGAACCATTTATAgattgaaaatcttttccaaaatgcTGAAGATACCCCCATAGCATGAACGATTCATTAGAGATTAATATAGGTCCTGAAATGTCAGATAATTCATAAAGATCATAAATTTGATTAACGGTTTTCTCGTCTAATAAAAGTTGTTTCGAAAATTTTATTGCGTTAACTAGCAAAAGACAGCTAATCTGGCAtgattcttttgatttcacTAATGGTAAGCAAACTTTGAATAAGCGCGTCATATCATCATTACTGATTTTACATTTGTGTTGGGATAGCAAAGGGATGAATGTAAAACATACCAAATTAAATGATTGAACTTTCTCGAATTTAGAAAAGAGAAGTTCTTTCAACTGCATAGTAAAATTTTGAGTAAAATCTTTTAGTGCTCCATAAAATGAGCACAACTGTAGCCCAATCAATTCCAATTTGTGTGAGTTTTCTTCCCGCAAAAGGTGGATAAGAAATGTGTCCATATCGTCTGAGACCCGTAGAATAGAAGTTATATCCGAATCACATCTCCTCTTTTTAAATAACAAAGATGTATTTTCATGTTTGCTGTTCAGTGCAAAATATGTCAACAGTGATTTTGTTATTCCTAGTATTTTTAGCCAAACTGATGTACCATTACTATCCCTAAGCCTGAAATCACACAGTTCAAACCACGACTTTTTATCGTCTGAATCTCGAAAACTTGAACATTCAATGTAGTCTAATGTAAATAATTGAGGTTTGTAATCACTCAAACGTAAAAGAATGTATTCGCGGTATAGAGACAGAAATGATTCGGAACGAAGCTCTTCTTTGTAGCTCTCTTGGCCAATCATATAGGGCAGTTTTTGGTTCATTAGTTCACTCGAAGTAACATCGAACAGTGATAACTGGTCTTGTACTGATTCATTGGAAGTATGTCCGATTGTGAGATTGTAATTCCATGTTTCCTTAATGAGCATCAGTATATCAATAATACTTAAGCAGTGGCACCTCAAAATTAATTGGTTGATTAAGGACATTATCAACCTTGTATTaccattttcctttttattgAGCCTTAGAAAGTCTATAACGCTCCAAATGATTGTCTTTGTCACCTGATAAATGCCGACTGTATCTAATGTTAATAAATTTAGAAGAATCGATATAAAATTAGTAAGTGTCTTATCGACTATAGATATTCGCATTTGGTGGCTGAAATATTCACAAACTTTGTCCACCAAAGACACCCATTGGTGTACCATGAATTTTAGTTTGAAAGGGTCACTTTTGATCAAGGTATCCAGGGCAAACGACAAGTGGACTGAAACACCATCTAATAAACTTTTGGAGTTCTCTTTGACCATCAATTCAGGTACTACTGACAAAAGCAGCTTAATTGTTTTCACTTTAAATCGTGTGCATGTCTTCTCCACAAATAATCTTAAAACATATGATACTGTGGATAATCTGCTTTCACTTAGTGATAACTTGTTCTTTGTTAGATCCGTCAAGTTTCGAAGGATTTCACAGTATTTTGTGTGTTCAGATGCAAGTAGCTCTACCAGAGCATCCGCTGTAGTTGGCAAAACTTTAGTCGGTATCCTTTCAGgatcttctttcaaaacgGTTGTTAGCTCGTCTAAAgcattgtttctttcttttatctTGGTCGAGGATAACAAGTATAATGCATCCATGATTCGGTGATCATTCATTGTTTATGATGCCAACTGTGttgccttttttcttttctggtAAACTTTTTTATAAAATCTGCTTGTTTAGTGAGGACAGGAGTGAAATGTTTAGTTAGTTTTAGTTATTCTGTTGTCTTGATTCTAGTTGATCTTAAAAGAATGAATCAATATGCATATTGTACGGCTGGAGTTGTTAGTTCGGTTCTTGCCTGTAGAACGCCCTTCTTAGCATTCATATACATTCCCTCTTTCTGGCGTATATATTGGTCATGgcataccaaaaaaaaaaaaacatgtAGATCAAGTCGATGACTTTATctactttcaaaaaagagTAAACAATGTTAACAATGTCCTCTAAAAATGCAATGAATCAATTGAGTTTTCTTAATCTGTTTAAAAGATCATGttatatagaaaatatatatatttgtaaAATCTAAAAGTAAGAGTCAAaacaatttcctttttacaCGACAACACCGGAGTTGGATGCAACTCTTGGCCATAAATCGGCACATTCTTTACCGACTGGACCAGTGATGGCAGAACCCTTCATTTCACCCTTTGGGTTGGCGATGACACCGGCATTGTCTTCGAAGTACAAAAAGACACCGTCTCTTCTTCTCCAGGACTTGGCTTGACGAACAACAATAGCTGGCATAACCTTCTTTCTTAATTCTGGCTTACCTTTCTTGACGGTGGCCATAACCATATCACCTAAAGAGGCGGCTGGCAATCTGTTCAATCTGGAACCAGAACCTTTGACGGCGATGACGTACAAGTTTCTGGCACCACTGTTGTCAGCACAGTTCATGATGGCACCGACTGGTAGACCTAACTATTTAAAAATACTTCTCAAATTAATGAATGAGAACAGTGTTGTTAGTAAAATAAGTCAAATAGAAAAttggtattttttgattaatTTTGAGGAGTGAAAATGAATGATACATCCATCGATTCTAAAGAAATGGCgatggtttttttcttgttgtgCCACACAGTGGACAGAGAGATGMAAGTATGACTACTTTTGCGGCAcataatattctttttgaaggtttttctattgtttaTGGAGTAGTGACTCTCGTAATCCGTCGCTTGTTTCATGAAAAGGGTTTGCAGATTCGTTTAGACGCTGAGAGCATACACCCCATTCAATTTTATAGTTGCATTCTTGGGAGGGCTTAAAATATTCATAGCGTACTAATTGCTCTCTAAGGAAAAGTCTTTTGATCGGAATATGGTTCAGAACGACAAATCTATCATCAAATCATTGATTATTTCACcatgttgttttcaaatcttggaaCTTTATTTTATAATCAAATTAACCAAATTGCACTATGGCAAGACAAAATTTTAAACATACAGAAATTCTAAACTTAGTACCTTGAGCACCGTTACCGGACATTTTAGTTGTATATGGGTAAGTGGTTTGTGTTACTTGAAGAACCTAATTATAAGATCTATATTGCGAAAGCAAGAGGTTTTTAGCTTATAGCTTTAGCAATACAGTAATATTGCTATTAACGGAACTGGCACATAATGGCTACGGTTCGTATTAGGCcataataaatttttcagcctGGGCGTGTTTGGGTTTGaaacttccttttttcttttttttcacactttttatgaatttttcaaagttgtTGTACGACGGTTTCTGTTACATTCAGGTGGGTAACCAGAACAGCTGGTTTTGGCGAAGTGAGAAGTGCATGGGTTTTAAAAAgtattaataataattagCAAAAATGGTGTACCGGCGTAAAGTCGTCGCATACTCTACTCTCCATTTAAGCTGAAGTGACGTTATTGGTTTTGCAAGTTGAGACTTATGAATATATTTAGTCATTACATACACTTATCCCGAGGGACTGGTTATAGACCAGctcttgttttctcttaTTCTGTCTGTCAAAAAGTCTGTGGGGTTGTTGTCTTCTATAACGTCACTACTATCGTTAGCGTTCTTGTCATTATCTGAATTTTCGTGATCGTCGTCATTATGAGTTCTCAGCTTCGCACGTTGTGCACGTGACATGTGACTCcagttttgtttcttttccaaatactCTCTTTTATCCATGCTACTGTAACCATCATCGTTTGGATTTGGAGGCCAATTGCTTGCTTTGCTCGCTGCGCTTTTGCCGTAATTCGGGTTGTAATAGTCTTCCTCTAATTCGTTCAACTTCAATGCCTGCAGATCGATTAGATTTATGCCCTTTTCATTCTTAGCCCATCCGTTTCCGCCTTGCAAAATATCTTCTACACATTCTCTTGGTGTAAACTCGCCTGGTCTTGGATCCCAAGGTAACTTGAACGTCTTCTGATATAAGCTCTCAATCAACGGGGTCATCGAAGACGATATCGTCGTGGACAGTCCTGTCCTAGTTGCTGCTCCGTTACTCTTAGTGTTTATAGATGTCGGTGATTTGATACTTGTACCATTTCGTGCCCCATTGTTAGTTGGTTTTGGTACGGAAGTGCCGTTACCGCTACCGTTCGTATTTGGGGAGGTGTTGTTGGTTGACGTTTGATTCGTCGTGGATGTAGGAGTGGACAATTCGGATGAATTGTCCAGTATAGTGTTTATTCCCGGTCGAAAATTAGCGAGTTGGTCATTAGTAACCGATTTTGAAACCTTGAAATCTTCATAGGAGCCTCTTATCAGTTTTAATTGCAGTGACACGTTAATGATAGAATTTACCTTTGAATGCTTCAGTAAGAATCTATTTGTAGTTGGAGTTTCGTCTTCCTTGACATATTCTGCAACGTCTATGTCCACTGTCCCCAAGAGTAGCTTGCCCGTTACCTTTTGGGAGTATGAGTTGTTACCAATAGCCATTAGCGCAGTTGCGTTAGAATTGGTGGTTTTCTTCACTTTAACATTGGGACTGGAATTCAAATTTGACGTGGAGCTCCCATCAGCAAACTCGAAAAATACCTCTAGTACTAAGGGTTTCTTCAgaaattttccatttttgtcTAAGTGAAGCTTGACGAGAACTGGCTTGTCTAATGAGTAATTCCACTGTGCCCTATGATGCTGCACGTGTACGTGTTGCGTTGTACCTCTACTCTGAGTCGACGCGGATTGGTGCTCTCCATCCAGAGCTGTCTTATGTCCTGAGGTCCCTGTTCCATCCTTCAGGCGCCACTTCGTGTAGCAAAACCCAGAAGATTGAGGGATATTCACCAGTTCTTTGATCTGCAAATTTAGTAGGAATTTCGGCCTCTTTGCCTTGCTGCTATGAGTAAACGGCATCTTGGCACTCAAAAAACTACAATACTATTTTCTGAATTTCACCTTACAACCACGAATCCCGCTCTAGCAGTGTGATGTGTGTGTGAAGACGTGTTCCTTTCAACACAAATGTTTTCCCTCATTATTAATAAGCATGGTCATCTAAAAAAACGCTAAGGGGGACCCTGAAATAACTTCcaccgaaaaaaaataaacccGAAGCTAATATCCGCGCGTTCTTTACCCGGAGAAGTAATTATTCTAGATTAGCCGCCGAGATCCTTTTTATACAAATATAAGGTCTCTAGAAAGTGGCAAATCAAGACTCCGTCTTAGCTGTGGTCCCGAATGTTCTTGTTACACACAACTTGAACCGGGATGGACTGGGACAGTGGCCCCACTCTAGAATTTGTCTTACGAATGCAAATGAGTTACAGCTTAAAGTGGCGATTTTGAAATACAAAGCAGTTGAGTGGTGGTAAGATATTACGTCAACTTTGGTAGATGCTgagtttttgtttttgatgaGAACTTTTCTCACCAacattccaaaaaaatagagGAACATGGAATTTCATGATGTTGTGCACATATCAAGAATGTAACAAAAGATTTTTGCATGACTTGAACCTATGAAGTGTTAGGATGATTTCCGTTTGTAAACTTTTTCGAGTTTTCCAAGTTTACAAATTTGTTTGTTCTTccaattttgttttgaaggTTTAACATTTTTTAACACGTTGCATGAAACATAACTAccttttaaaaataaatagaaGAATTTCGCgacaaaaattaaaaagaatgaagcACCACACCTGAACATTATTTTGAGAATACGCAAAAGTTTACATGTAACAGTACCTAGATTTGCTTTAAACGCAATATTTAGGATCTCATTTTGTAACTTTAGCTCCTGTTATTCACCGAGTGAATAAGGCTATCACGTGTGTGGGGAGGGAGAGCGCTCAGCCACATTGGTATGTCTTTTGAAACCGCGTAGTCGGAAACGACATTCCCCCGTACCAAAACAAACGAAAAGACGTGAAAGTTAAATGAATATTATGGCCATAAAAATTTGacagaaaaacaagaacatcGAGAAGCTAGAAAAGTGTACTGTTCCCGCCATTGTCCTTCGCCTTACATCCGAAAGATTGGGCGCAGAGTTTCAAAGCAATCACTGATTTTATCAAGGCGGTGGTACTGCGTCAGTTTATAGACACAATAGATACagtaaaatatttcaacaaaattcTAACTCGAGGTACTCGGAGGAAAAAATTACCAATAGAACAATAGAGTATGAATTTCGAAGGAAGAACTCTAGGCAAGAGGTCTAACGTTCACCCCCTGTATATTGCCGTGAACGAATATTCTAAACGAATGGAGGACGAACTCAATATGAAACCAGGTGACAAGATTGAAGTCATTACAGATGATGGGGAGTACAATGATGGTTGGTATTACGGGCGGAATTTAagaaccaaagaagaaggtctGTACCCAGCAGTATTCACCAAGAAGACAACTCTGAACAAACCTGAAAGTTTGCGTAAGACACGAACTCAAGAGAGTGGCAATGCAAGTGGCAACGCGATTAACAATTACGGAACTTCGAATGGATACACCAATAAACTAAGTAAGCTTCCCTCACAACAACAGGAAAATAGGTACACTTCATTGAAAAGTACTATGAGCGATATAGATAAAGCCTTGGAAGAGCTAAGAAGTGATTCAATTGAActagaaacaaaaacatcaCCCATCAAGCTACCTGAACTAAATGCTATGGTTATGCCAGATGAAGAAACTTTAATTCTAGAGAAACCTCAAAACGTGGGAAACACAACACATGACTCTGTCTTTTCGAGTACGGCAGATTTGAATCTAAGCTCTGAATCTCTAAAGGACACAAGCAAATCGGTTATATCTACGAAATCTTTAGAGGCAAGTTCAAGTTCCACTAACCCGTTAGACCCTAAAATGGCAAAAACTTGGACACCAGAAGAGGTTACtgattattttattatggTAGGATTCGATCATACCAATTCCAATAAGTTTAAGGAACATCAAATTTCTGGGAAAATACTATTGGAATTAGAATTGGAACATTTGAAGGAACTAGACATAAATTCCTTTGGTATAAGGtttgaaatattcaaagaagttGGCAACATCAAATCTGCAATTAATTCGTCGTCAAATGAGGTGCACAACAGCTACATCCCTTTTGCTCTTGACAAAGAAACTACTAAACTAATGCCTGCAGCTACTGTAAATAGGGAAGAAATTCAGCAACCAATCTCCTCTAAGTTTGACACCAACAGGCTACCAAACGTAAATTTCAATAGAAgatcatcttcaaatacAACAGAGCCTCAAAGACCAAGCTCCGTTGTTGTAAATCCAAATTTTAAACTCCAAGACTCCAATGAACAAGTTTTAGATATAACACAGGTTCCTGATGTGTTTACTGACaaagatatttttgaatctCCAGGGAGAGCTCCAAAACCGCCATCGTACCCGAGCCCCGTTCAGCCGCCTCAGTCACCATCTTTAAATAATAGGTACATGAACAACAATGCCAGGTTCCCTCCTCAACCAGCAACATCATCTCGAAACAGAAATTCAGTCGTTTATTCAAATGCGGCAATTCCTAACTCTTCCACATCTTCAGATAATTCAACAAATAAGTTCAAATTTCCTGTTATGAATGGTCATGATTCGAACTCCAGGAACACAACTTTGACATCTGCCACTATACCTTCTTTTAATACAGTCAATACCGATGATTCTCTTccaacaatttcaaatatcTCTTCAAATGCGACGTCCCACCACCCAAACAGAAATTCTGTCGTGTACAATAGCCACAAGAGAACAGAATCTGGGAGCTCATTTGTCGATTTGTTTAATAGAATTTCAATGCTGTCACCAGTAAA encodes the following:
- the RPL23A gene encoding 60S ribosomal protein uL14; protein product: MNCADNSGARNLYVIAVKGSGSRLNRLPAASLGDMVMATVKKGKPELRKKVMPAIVVRQAKSWRRRDGVFLYFEDNAGVIANPKGEMKGSAITGPVGKECADLWPRVASNSGVVV
- the BOI1 gene encoding Boi1p; this encodes MNFEGRTLGKRSNVHPLYIAVNEYSKRMEDELNMKPGDKIEVITDDGEYNDGWYYGRNLRTKEEGLYPAVFTKKTTLNKPESLRKTRTQESGNASGNAINNYGTSNGYTNKLSKLPSQQQENRYTSLKSTMSDIDKALEELRSDSIELETKTSPIKLPELNAMVMPDEETLILEKPQNVGNTTHDSVFSSTADLNLSSESLKDTSKSVISTKSLEASSSSTNPLDPKMAKTWTPEEVTDYFIMVGFDHTNSNKFKEHQISGKILLELELEHLKELDINSFGIRFEIFKEVGNIKSAINSSSNEVHNSYIPFALDKETTKLMPAATVNREEIQQPISSKFDTNRLPNVNFNRRSSSNTTEPQRPSSVVVNPNFKLQDSNEQVLDITQVPDVFTDKDIFESPGRAPKPPSYPSPVQPPQSPSLNNRYMNNNARFPPQPATSSRNRNSVVYSNAAIPNSSTSSDNSTNKFKFPVMNGHDSNSRNTTLTSATIPSFNTVNTDDSLPTISNISSNATSHHPNRNSVVYNSHKRTESGSSFVDLFNRISMLSPVKTDFDEEETKPASKSNKTVFDSTLRKPSLAHSTDPSLSELKKHRRNSSILSFFSLKSQSNPTSPTKQSFTVYPSKMTSHSRSQSNSYSHARSQSYSHSRKHSLVASPLKTSLSPINSKSNIALAKKESNNSSENKKEEIVQPPESKHKHKHKHRSKHKHNTSKSSASEEKGRKKLFSSSKESSAGSKESKRSPSELSQKPTKSILPRSNAKKQQTSAFTEGIRSITAKESMQKADCSGWMSKKGSGAMGTWKQRFFTLHGTRLSYFTNTNDEKERGLIDITAHRVLPARDDDRLISLYAASLGKGKYCFKLVPPQPGSKKGLTFTEPRVHYFAVENKSDMKEWLSAIIKATIDIDTSVPVISSYATPTISLSKAQTLLEEARLQTQLRDAEEEEGRDQFVWDETENRRNPKYPTDQEEFVNPQDYTESTEFEYPGGRF